From a region of the Candidatus Brocadia sp. genome:
- the mutL gene encoding DNA mismatch repair endonuclease MutL — MSHIKVLPASVINKIAAGEVIDRPAAVVKELIENAIDAMASKIDTYLEDGGRKMLRVSDDGIGMDAEDLSLAFQSHATSKLLNADDLFAIHTLGFRGEALPSIGAVSRASIISRTQGAIQGAEISIDGGVLSQIKECGAPEGTQVTVKDLFFNVPVRKKFLRTIPTEMAYISEVLTRFAIAYPAIHFTLMHNTRTVFNLPPVRETAERIATFFGDEMSKHLIPVFLREALFSLSGYIAPPFFDKANARMQFIFLNGRYIKDSAIFRAINESYHGKLMHRRYPIVFLFLQVDPSEVDVNVHPTKTEVRFRNTSSIYNYVMAALKEGLHKAAPKPSGIATFAPIPGKESGKADEAGFTKRSLWEPFSYRKTDEIQDTKGNADIPPSGDRIRNLDAFTPFDDRNILSSPPERPCEERGEGVLHAEKSEASVNAQMSKTPEPAGNRSPVEVIGKKKVSFQIHDAFIVEETDDGFNLIDQHALHEIILYHEIERNLQGAQSASQRLLIPEMIELSPKDFFSVTSIKQYLGDLGVEIEEFGQRTIVIRSFPQMLRHLPGKEFIESVLTEFSDEKELKGKDKIVSKLISVMACKGAIKAGQRLEPQEIEELLKMKKDIHAYTNNCPHGRPTTLFFSLCELQKQFKRK; from the coding sequence ATGTCGCATATTAAGGTTCTCCCCGCATCGGTTATCAATAAGATTGCTGCCGGCGAGGTCATTGACCGGCCAGCCGCGGTCGTAAAAGAACTGATAGAAAACGCAATTGATGCCATGGCGTCAAAGATTGATACCTATCTGGAGGATGGGGGGCGAAAAATGCTCCGGGTGTCGGATGACGGCATAGGGATGGACGCCGAAGATCTTTCCCTTGCGTTTCAAAGCCACGCCACCAGTAAACTCCTCAACGCAGACGATCTCTTTGCAATCCACACACTCGGTTTCAGAGGTGAGGCATTACCCAGCATCGGAGCCGTTTCGCGCGCCAGTATCATCTCCAGGACGCAAGGGGCGATACAAGGCGCGGAAATAAGCATCGACGGCGGAGTATTGAGTCAGATAAAGGAATGCGGGGCGCCGGAAGGAACCCAGGTAACGGTGAAAGATCTCTTTTTTAACGTGCCGGTCCGTAAGAAATTTTTACGGACAATACCAACAGAAATGGCTTACATCTCGGAAGTGCTTACGCGGTTTGCAATCGCCTATCCGGCAATTCACTTTACCCTTATGCATAATACCAGGACGGTGTTTAACCTCCCCCCCGTTCGGGAAACAGCCGAACGAATTGCAACGTTTTTTGGTGATGAGATGAGCAAGCATCTCATCCCGGTATTTCTCCGGGAAGCGCTGTTTTCCCTTTCCGGATATATTGCACCCCCCTTTTTTGACAAGGCGAACGCCCGAATGCAGTTTATCTTTTTAAACGGCCGCTACATTAAGGACAGCGCTATCTTCCGCGCCATAAATGAATCCTATCACGGGAAATTGATGCACAGGAGGTATCCGATCGTGTTTTTGTTCTTACAGGTAGACCCGTCCGAAGTAGACGTGAATGTTCATCCGACAAAGACGGAGGTGCGCTTCCGAAACACCTCCTCGATCTATAACTATGTCATGGCGGCATTAAAAGAAGGTTTGCATAAAGCGGCTCCGAAGCCTTCGGGAATAGCAACGTTTGCCCCGATACCGGGAAAGGAATCAGGAAAAGCGGATGAGGCGGGATTCACGAAAAGATCGTTATGGGAACCGTTTTCGTACAGAAAAACGGATGAGATACAGGATACAAAGGGAAATGCGGATATCCCGCCATCCGGTGACCGCATAAGAAACCTGGACGCGTTTACCCCTTTCGATGACAGGAATATCCTCTCTTCACCTCCAGAAAGACCTTGCGAGGAAAGAGGCGAAGGGGTTTTACATGCAGAAAAATCCGAAGCATCTGTCAACGCGCAAATGTCAAAAACCCCGGAACCGGCAGGAAACAGATCTCCGGTGGAGGTTATCGGTAAAAAAAAAGTGTCGTTTCAGATTCACGATGCCTTTATCGTCGAAGAAACCGACGACGGATTCAACCTTATTGATCAGCACGCATTGCACGAAATTATTTTATACCATGAAATAGAAAGGAACCTGCAGGGAGCTCAATCAGCGAGCCAGCGGTTGTTAATACCGGAAATGATTGAGTTAAGTCCGAAGGATTTCTTTTCCGTTACCAGCATAAAACAATACCTTGGGGATCTGGGAGTAGAAATTGAGGAGTTCGGACAACGCACCATCGTAATTCGTTCCTTTCCTCAGATGCTAAGACATTTGCCCGGCAAGGAATTTATCGAAAGCGTGCTGACTGAATTCAGTGATGAGAAGGAACTCAAAGGCAAAGACAAGATTGTAAGCAAATTAATCAGCGTCATGGCATGCAAAGGCGCAATTAAGGCAGGGCAGCGGCTAGAACCGCAGGAGATTGAGGAGCTTTTGAAAATGAAAAAAGACATTCATGCATACACCAATAATTGTCCGCACGGAAGACCCACCACCTTGTTTTTCTCGCTGTGCGAATTGCAAAAACAATTTAAGAGGAAATAA
- the queD gene encoding 6-carboxytetrahydropterin synthase QueD: MFELIIETDFSAAHNLREYKGQCERLHGHNWKVQVILKAEKLDTLGMVMDFRDAKRVVGEIINRFDHIYLNELADFAEVNPTTENLSKILYEELRRELPAGVKVEKVTTWESDRCGASYFE; encoded by the coding sequence ATGTTCGAGCTCATTATTGAAACGGATTTTTCTGCAGCGCACAATTTGCGTGAATATAAAGGCCAATGCGAAAGACTCCACGGTCACAATTGGAAGGTACAAGTTATTTTAAAAGCGGAAAAGTTAGATACCCTGGGTATGGTTATGGATTTTCGGGACGCAAAACGGGTTGTGGGAGAAATTATCAATAGATTTGACCATATCTATTTAAATGAACTCGCAGATTTTGCAGAGGTAAATCCCACGACCGAGAATCTGTCGAAAATATTATATGAAGAATTAAGGCGGGAGCTTCCCGCGGGCGTAAAGGTAGAAAAGGTTACGACCTGGGAATCAGACCGTTGCGGCGCCTCGTATTTTGAATAG